In Deinococcus irradiatisoli, the genomic stretch AAGCATTCGCGGCACCCTCAAGCGCCTCCAGACCGATTACCTCGACATCTACTTTGCCCACCGCTACGATCCCGACGTACCGATGGAAGAAATCGTGATGGCGTTCGATCAGGTGATCCGCAACGGTCAGGCGCTGTACTGGGGCACCAGCATGTGGCCCGCCGCCCGCATCGCCCAGGCGGTCGAGTTCGCCAAAGCGCACGGCCTGCACGCGCCGGTCGTCGAGCAGCCGGAATACAGCATGATCCGCCGTGAGCGGGTGGAAAAGGAAATCCTACCCTACACCGAGGGCGCCGGGGTGGGCCTGGTGGTCTGGAGTCCGCTGGCGATGGGCCTGCTGACCGGCAAGTACGACGAAGGCAAACCGGCCGGTGCCCGCCTCACCGAGAAGGAAAACTGGGGCAAGAACCTGCTCACCGACGAGAATATCCAGAAGGTGCGCGACCTCAAGCCCGTCGCCGACGACCTGGGCCTGACCCGCGCCCAGCTGGCCCTGGCCTGGATTTTGCGCCAGCCGGGCGTCAGCAGCGT encodes the following:
- a CDS encoding aldo/keto reductase family protein, whose protein sequence is MEYRNLGKSGLKVSEVALGGWETYGVNVNENQMVRDIVMKAYDEGVNYFDEADVYARGKSEELMGSVLSELPRQNLVIASKVFWPMSDNVNDRGLSRKHVLESIRGTLKRLQTDYLDIYFAHRYDPDVPMEEIVMAFDQVIRNGQALYWGTSMWPAARIAQAVEFAKAHGLHAPVVEQPEYSMIRRERVEKEILPYTEGAGVGLVVWSPLAMGLLTGKYDEGKPAGARLTEKENWGKNLLTDENIQKVRDLKPVADDLGLTRAQLALAWILRQPGVSSVITGATKVSQIEDTVKAAGVNLSEDVVSRIEDVLSPR